The nucleotide window GCTGTGCAGAGCTCCGACGAAAAATAGTGTTACTGATGATAATAAAGGTACATACTATGATACTACTATGATACACTACTACTACACTATTATGATACTGCAAATTGTCAACATGCAACAAGATGCTGTATGATTCCTTGATCATCCTTTTTGCAAGGAGTAGTCGTAGGTTTAGGTGTGGGAGTAGGTGGTGCATTCATATAGCTTTGTTGTGACCATTGTCTTTATTGACTTGCCCTTCTCATAATTCTTGCAGATGAATCTGAGGGTAAGAAAGAGCAAAATAAAATCAAGGCAAATCGAAGAGGAGCAAGAACTgttcagaaattaaaaaatgtgtccataCTTTTTTCAGAAGCATACGTGTTCATTGGTATAGTATGGCTAGAGTCTCTAAACTTCAATTATTCATTCAGGCTTGTGATTTGTTTTACCTAGTGTATAAAGTTATGTCATTATTATCCTTGTCATTGTGACCAACATAGTGCTAATTTTTTTCAGGTCTATCTACGGCTGCTTAAAATCCATCGGCCATGCGCTATCTTCTAATATGGGCACTTGTCTCGCTGAAATGCGAGCCCTAGACACTGTTCAAGTCCTGCACCAAACTGTTGTCTCACTACGGCAAGCCCTTGAAGGATATCAAATAGAATTAGATTCTCTAAAGTCCTCTTCGAACAAAGCAAATGTCACCTCAGTTGACTTCTTGGGGACAATTGAAAAGCTCTCTGCCGAAAATCAAGCACTCCGTAAAAAACTATCATCTTTAAGCAGTAGTGCTCTTCAGGAGAAACCGGTAATTTTGAAACCAATTGAACCTCCACCTTACTTAAAAGAAGGGAACTCGAAAAGTTTAATGGAAGCGCAAAAGTCAGAATCCTCCAACAGGGATAACAGAGAATCAGCGCAGGAACAAGTTagtgaagaggaaaaagaaaatgtcatggaagaaaaacctgTGCAGAACATTGTAAATGTTACAGATCcaatggaagaagaaaaagagtcTCAGGCACTTGTCTCCAAAAATGAGGCTGAAAAAGTGATGCAAGGGCTTGAGGAAACAGAAGAGGTAGATGATATCGAGCTCATCTTTACAACTGATGATACAAAAGAGTTATGCACATTACAAGAAGATATGGTCTCTATCAATGAGGCGGATGCCTGGCAATCCAAGCACTCTCAATCTGTTTTTGCAGACACGGATATTTCCAAATGTGGTGTTCTCAATGATGGTGAGCATCCAAATCAATCGGCTCGCAGGAACACTGTAGCccattctttttctttgtatCGTCCTCtctctcaaagaaaaaattcatacggCAACAAGCTTCCCACGCAAAGCTCAGTTGTAAAATTTGTTGACACAGCTATGAATGTTCGTCCTATTCTTGTCGAGAATAACAACCCAACTAACGAATCTGAAGCACAAACTGAAATAAGTGCTCTCCCACAGCATTGGAAGTCTGAAAGTTACCTAGCTCATCACAAAGTTTCTCACAATTTCACCACTCTCCCATCTAAGTTTTCGCTCTCCCCAGAAAACATTCCCCCTCGAAAGCAGTCCCTTAAATTGTGTGAAAAAACTCAAGAAGCGCGCCGTATTCTCCTTTCAGATATTAACTTTACCAGCATGGTTCCAGAACTTTCACAAAGCTTCGATCACCTGTGCCAAATCCAAGAAGACTTTGGGATAACATCATTATGCAAGAATTATCCTCGTGCTTTTTCATTCATGAAGAATACAGACTACATCATGTCGCCAGGGTATGGTAGTCAAATCCCTTGGTCGCCTAGCCAGCATTCAAGTTGGGAACAGTGTGAATGCTCATTAATGTCCATGTCCCCATCTTCACCATTAGACTTGGCAGGGAATCGCAATAGACGACATTCATTTCAGCCCACAGCTCTGTCACTGGACTCCGGATGGAACAATCGTCAGATATGGAGTTCTGTTCCGTCATCACCTGTCCATTGCCGCAGCGTGTCGCTCTCTGCATCATGTCAGCCTGTTTCTCGATGTTTGCGGTCAGCATCAGCACTCAATCATAACACAAGGAAGCCTAAACCTTTCTCCAGAGCTAGGAACAGAGTAGCTTTCATGGGTACGCTCTCATTCAAAATTATCTCGGAATCAGCACCTTTGATTGATGTATGATAGactttgattacattttgcagtaaagaACCGCTCTCTCTGGCTCTCCtgtaaaagcacatatctgcatagggaaagcAATGGcacttatgttgtttctaaaatgagccagaaatagtggttccttattgcaaaatgtaatccaattaatgATCACAAGGAATCTTAAATTTACGTAATGCTCTTACTCTTTGATGCAGCTCAGGGGTGCACTGGCTCCAAATTTTTCTGGGGCTAAGCCCTGTGAAAAAGaagatggagggggggggggagcctctTGCTAtagcagagagaaaaaaatcaaaaaaggtCCCCAAAGATTTTGTGAGATTACTTAAGAAGTATCCAATAGGGCTCCTAAATTGTGTCATGTAGCAGCTCTTTTGGCTGAAGTTTTGGAGGCAATTGCTCCCTCACGAGCTTGGTCAAGAAGTTTTTCCTATGCTGTATGGGGTAGCAATTCCTTTGTTTACCAGAGTCTTTAATTACACCCACCACTATAATTTATATTATCTGAGTATGCTCTCCTTTTTAGTATGCCTCCACATTCAATGGACGTCATTTTCCcataaggaactaaaatttctggctcatacataaaaatatctatctgcataggaaaagtaatggcacatatgttgtttctaaaacaagccagatattgtagttcctcattgcaaaatgtgatccaaataTAGTGCATATAGAGAGCTTTATTTTTCACCAAAGcatcaagacaaaaaaaatattgatcccAGATCACAATCAGCTTTCTCTCTAAAGCAGGTTTTTACTTGCAAGTACAAATTACTTGGAAACGTTTGctctgattttcaaaattttcgtctGCATTACAGAGCGCAAGTTTGGAACTTCTATGCCAGACCTGCGCGAGCCAGATAGTGGCGGAGAATCAACAGAATCATTGATTGATGATTCTGAACAATCATTAAGGAAGTCCATCGATGCAATTACAACAGGATCAGACCCTCTGACTCCATGCCCCTTTCTTCGCCGCTGCTCAGAACCTCGTTTCAGATGTATGTACCCACATTTGACTCTTTCCCCTTTCAATTCTTGAACTAGTTACATGATAACTTATACAGATAAGTGTAGCTCTACGTCAGTTCATATCAAgttgaaattattgaaaagaagtttgaaactttgttCTTCAGCAAGACTTCACATATCATGGTAGtttttattctaatttaaaaatatcttaTATTTTTCCCAGACTTTGAATTAATtgcaggaaaaaatgaatgacttTCTTGTAGATGGTGTTTTGTTGGTGGATGATGTCATTCTTCTAAATATGCTTAATTTTTCTTACTGGATTGGTGTGTATCCATTTTGACTCtgtatgtttttttgttttttgcacaGTTGCCAGTCCAAAGAGAACAAACCATCGACCTTTTATCGTTAAATCACCATacgaattaaaattaaatcaactAGTAAAAGTCATTACCCAGGAAGGAAGAATAGTCAATGGAAAAGTGAAGTATGTTGGTCCGATAAAAGGCAAGACTGATACATGGGTTGGTGTCCAATTAGACTTTCCAATCACTAGTGGAACAAATGGAGCGATTCAAGATAACCGCTATTTTGAATGGTTAGTACCATCCTTCCCTACAAATCTTGAAAGAATGCTACCGATAGgtttttgaacaagaaattaaatgtttcaaaaataattctgCTATGCAATTTTCATTGTTTGTTGAACTATAGATGAAGCAGCTATAAATCATTTATTATTGAtgtgtaaaagaaaatttttctcctgtAGACCTGAttaaaattcatggagaaagcGCATACCAGAATGCAATGCACGAGACAAGTACTTTCCATACTGAAAATAATTTGACCTATCCCCTACTTTTACTGCGacaaagttcattttttatattctGTATTAATTCTCTGTTTCAGTGAGGAACATTGTGGCGTATTTGTACCTTTCAAAAAAGTTGTTCTTGCATGGAAGGCATGATACACTCGTCCAGTCTCTCAATGGCAAATGGATTCTTGATCTCTCTCCTTTTATGGAGACTTCTAGagtaaattttatttgtaaGTCCATAATCTTTGtgtaaataaatttttgaaattttttgttaaatgtcTCCTACCAACTTAGTTTCTATGTAATTAATCCTCAATACAAGAGTCAGTTTAAAATGCAGCtgtaataatattttttaaagaggagcTACAGTTCCACTTCATTATCCACAGTTAATAATGAATTGACTCTACGCTTGAAGGTAGATGAGCTTCTTACTATGTAACCCATGACCCCAGAAGAAATCACCAAAATGTTTCATTTCTGTTGGTGTGAAAAGTTAACTCTTTTCACTAATAATGCTTTCTGAAAAAACTTTTGAACTAGCCCCTTCGTATAGGATTATCCCCAGCAATTGCTGAAAAAAGCAgtgtttttaataaaattgccgtaaataagaaaaaagtttttctattgattttatagatttcagaaaatttcccccaaagtatgaaaaatgtactcaaaGTCATTTTCAAGCTGAATATTCATTGGTTTTCTGCGAAAAACATGAAATCTAAGAGGAAATAAGGCAAAAGTAATGAAATTTGGCTGGCTTGCAGACCAACTTGCCACGGCCATCGAGTTGTAGCGTCTATTAGTTTGCTTCTTCTCatcttcccaattttttttcgttgGAGGGCAGACTGTTTTCAAGTCTCTACATTGAAAACTACGCTTTTTTATAGAAAGAATTCGGGAGGCAGGATTTGCAACCTCTGACTTAACATAAGTAATGCAGTAACAAAACTATGAAATAGTAACTCTAAAGTCTTCAAAATCCTCATAGTCACAATTTTTTGAAGTGGTTTCCTGTTGATTGGTAAACCCCTCTGCCATTATGGACTAACATATCCGTcggtttttagtgtattttccaaaggaaaattttaaatttaaaagtgtaTTTCTgaagattgaaattttattcagtcATTCCTAGTGATGCCATAAAATGATGCACAAAATGACAATTGAATATTATCTAGTCATCCCTTTCTGttgttttttctctgtaaattttttttgtaaagaacgATTTGCCTAGTAAGCAGCTTCTTCTTTTCAATTTCTCTCTAGTCAGTCGTTTTTATCAACTGTGCTTgattcattaaatatcttgctgtttacttttgtttttttttcctcccttttacCTGATTAACTTATATATTCATCCATTTGAATATCCAAAAGCATCACTTTCTAAATATGCATTTATAGATAATTTAAAACTTGTTCGTTTGTTTGTACataacaaaaaaattccaatgagagctgttttttcttctacttcctAGTGCCCAAACTTCAGCATAGTATGATGcttttggtctcaaaattttctatgaaCGTTCCCCAATGCTCTGGTATCCATtactcaattttaagtttttgtgaTGGAATATCCCTTTATCCGTTAACAATCACATCCCTCTTTTTCTAAGATTTCAATGAAGGACAAGATCATATAAACACcttgttttctcttaaaaaagcttttattctaatttttaacttaaaaaatacACAACTATTTCAACAAAAAAGATAGTTAAAAAACAAAGAGGGCTTAATAAACAAACCCTGttcgacaaaaaaattcagcgcAATAAATTGGCTCAAGTCTGCTCTGTAAAAATTGCTTAATATTATGCCTCCTTGCTGTGGAAGAAGAACATATGAGCCATTCAGACGTTACAAAACttcctttgacaaaaatttgttaatatttgtcttccaatttttcagagaattttctttgtcatttgatctaaagtgtctaaaaatttcaagaaaaaatattcataacttttttttcaaaaatattttccaagaggaaatctagaatgctcatacagcgtttttcctttagcATAGCAGTATGGCTAAAGCTTGCTGACATTTCTACAGAGGTGGTAAAAATTATCTGGTACATATTATTATCTAATATTGTTCTTTACGAGAATTGAATTAGAAGGTATAAAGTagtgaaaatttaggaaaaatttctgcaaaatttaaaaattgtcatGGGTTGATTCTTCTTTAAGAATTATTAAAagtgtcaatttttaaaaaaattccctgatcaTAGTTGTTAATTTCAGATTGCAGAGGCAAATGTGAGGTAAGCCCATTAATCTCTGTCTTAGTAAAGTGAGTGTAATATCGTAAGTtctcatttcttgaaaaaatcacATATTTTTTCCGAAACAGGCAGATAGTTTAACTCTGAATGATCGGTTTCTAATACTTCACAGCTTTTCAGAAATACCCAATACAATTAATTCAACATTTGAAGTCACCTGCAATAGAACATAAATACTTAAAGACAACAGTCAATGTATTTCAAGGTTGTACAGTTGTctaaaataacaattttcacCTCTCTGTTTATTCTCTTTACTTACTTTGATCACAAAACTGATAGAGATACCAGGGGGACCCAGAGAAAACCGAACGACTTTTGCCCTGGCTGTGTGTTGTACAGTATCCACCTATGCTAGGGTGTACCTTATTTTTATATTCAAGTTGTTCTACCCCAAAAAAGTGTCTATGTAGTCTCTACATGAAcctcttaaaagaaaaaaattttacaacactttcaacccgtgcctcaaaggtaGGCcttttgaggcacgggttacaattttttctctttaagaggttcatttagagactacttAGGAACTTTTTAGGGGTGGACCaacttgaattttgcaaaactcaaaaataaggtgCACCCTACCATATGCCTCACCAGAGAACCctctcaaattcggattccttggggttgattacccatgaaaaaaaattttcccgattccgatgaaataatttcaaaattttgaagggaaccCAGACTTTTGAAGTACTGACCCCTCCCTAAACCTCCCAAGGGGAACCAGGAGAGCTCCAGGactgtgaaattcggattccttggggtagATTCCCTGATCACTCCTGTAGTCCTGGACTTGGTCCACCCTAAAATAACCAGGGAAAAAAGGTATGGTGCCACAGGTCTGGACCACGCTGTACAGAGAGATTTTGGCAGTAATGATTTTAAAACAACTTACAAAACTTATAACTGGAACTTGTTTGAACTGATTAATTCTTTTGAATTATTGAGCAAAAGTCTGTTGtaagcaaagacataaagacggagcgctcgtatctaaaagcacggggaaaaagtgaagctaggttcggcgctgcgcgcttgtgtgagtgtgtaaatgagcgcgggaatccatggcggcaaacggaaatttgatttgaacttgtcctcttgatttttgcacatttcttcttcgaaacgtattttaaattcctaaaacgaatatactaagaaagttcggtctgcgtcctaacataatacacctacttctgcttggtaacaggcagtaatctcagataaagttagtttttcttctgctcatggtggttctgcaggttcaaacaggccgttacagttctagatcaacgttactcctaaatgaaattaatcggtcgacgacggacggaaactaacctagagttaaaaaaatatgagtttgtacctgaatttgggcaaaaatcaacctaacatactttgtttccgcaattttatttagttcccgccctacatttgaatttcaaacttgtcccgatttcgccgccaatcctctagccaatcgtagaggtggttgaaaagaagcttcattttttgcttttagccctccgtctttatgtctttggttgtAAGCAGGAAAGTCTAACTTATGCTATGgaagaaaatttacgaaaactGAATGAGAATAAGCTGTCCTCACTGAAATTCTAGAGATAATTCGAAAGAACTGCTTTTAAGATACTGAGGTGCCTAAAACACGACGAGAGTGTTTTTGATAcgattagaaaatgaaaaaaacaagatctgcgcatttttgtttctatgttttcaaaattaatgggTTTCCCTCTTATTCTCTGCATTTTTGTTCCAATGTTGTCTGaactactggttttctctctcATCTCCTTGAAGACTATAATTTCAGAATCACTGTTTTTACCAACCGACTCATCAATGATACACTCTTCATTAACTTTCTACAAAAACCCTCTATCAATTATCAATATACCCGTATTCTTCCCCACTCTTACTGAACTTAAAGCCTGAATGTCTTTCTGTTGAGTTGAGTTGTCCAAGACCTAAGACCATCATCAGTAAGCACTGATCGTTTTGATGGTCAGTGGAAAGACATGCAGCCAGctttgcacaaatttttttggtACTGTTTAACTATTGCTCGATTCCCTCAGTTAGAGATTAGTTAAgtctgaaataaaatttattacTTGTATCATAAGAGATAGACAGCACTTGTTTGCGTCTTCTTTAAGACATTTCTGCAAAGGCTTGCACAATTATTGCTAAGTATTCCTCAGTAATAATATAATGAATGATTGCTTTATTGAAACTGATCCTCAACTCCTCCCAGAGCAACAAAATGTATTGCTTGCCAACATTTAAGGTCCTCAGTAAACCTCCCTATTCTCATTTGAGCACTTTTATTTCAATTGAGAC belongs to Bemisia tabaci chromosome 6, PGI_BMITA_v3 and includes:
- the LOC109040840 gene encoding uncharacterized protein, giving the protein MGTCLAEMRALDTVQVLHQTVVSLRQALEGYQIELDSLKSSSNKANVTSVDFLGTIEKLSAENQALRKKLSSLSSSALQEKPVILKPIEPPPYLKEGNSKSLMEAQKSESSNRDNRESAQEQVSEEEKENVMEEKPVQNIVNVTDPMEEEKESQALVSKNEAEKVMQGLEETEEVDDIELIFTTDDTKELCTLQEDMVSINEADAWQSKHSQSVFADTDISKCGVLNDGEHPNQSARRNTVAHSFSLYRPLSQRKNSYGNKLPTQSSVVKFVDTAMNVRPILVENNNPTNESEAQTEISALPQHWKSESYLAHHKVSHNFTTLPSKFSLSPENIPPRKQSLKLCEKTQEARRILLSDINFTSMVPELSQSFDHLCQIQEDFGITSLCKNYPRAFSFMKNTDYIMSPGYGSQIPWSPSQHSSWEQCECSLMSMSPSSPLDLAGNRNRRHSFQPTALSLDSGWNNRQIWSSVPSSPVHCRSVSLSASCQPVSRCLRSASALNHNTRKPKPFSRARNRVAFMERKFGTSMPDLREPDSGGESTESLIDDSEQSLRKSIDAITTGSDPLTPCPFLRRCSEPRFRFASPKRTNHRPFIVKSPYELKLNQLVKVITQEGRIVNGKVKYVGPIKGKTDTWVGVQLDFPITSGTNGAIQDNRYFECEEHCGVFVPFKKVVLAWKA